Below is a window of Desmonostoc muscorum LEGE 12446 DNA.
TCAAATGTTCTAGCTGGTGGGAAATCCCATTTTCTCCCTTAACCTCGTTGCGTGAACCGACTTTATACCAAACCTGGACACTCACCACGGGAGCGGTATGAACTTCTTTGGTTAGCACGGTTAAACCATTATCCAATACCGTTTTTTGCACTCCTTGGGTGAATGAAAGTGCAGATACGGGTGCGGGGGCTTTTGGTGTTGCAGCAATGGTAAAGTTGCCTGAAAACGGCACTAAACTTAGGAGAATACTCAGAAAAAATCCGATAAGCATGTATGCACGTAGCTTCATAAGCAGTGGGAATTCAAGTTGATAAAATACAATTTAAGAAGAAATGCCAAATTTTGACAAAGTTCAAATTAGTTGAATAGCGATCCCCTTTATAAACTGGTAATTATTTCACCGTACAAGTCGTGTTTGGCTCCCGTCCGTTGTAATTATGTAACCAATTGCCTCTGTAAATTACAGTCCATAGCGATCGCAGTCATCTTCTATCCCGGTTCATTCTCCACTTTCGATGATAGTCTGCGTAACTGGTTTTAAGAGGATGTCTCTTGAAGTATTAAATATTTCGGTTGACCCACAACTTTTTTTCAAACAACCTCTTATAGCTGTGAGCGATGTCTGACAACAAGCTACTCCAATTGGTTCGATAGATATTTTGATTGCAGGAATAGCGATCGCAAGTCCCGCGACTCTTGTCACTCACAATGTCAAGGAATTTTCTATAGGACTTACGCAAAAACTCTCTGAAACTCTTATTTCTTTGTGTCCTTTGCGTCCTTTGCGGTTCGTTTTTTCATAATTTTGCGTAAGTCCTGTTCTAGAATCGCGGGACTTGCGATCGCTGACTGGTATTGACTATCCATAACATCTATTCAATTTTCGGTGACTTCGGTTTCAAACTGCACTTGGCGGTACAAATGAGCGTAGGCGTAGCCCGTCGTAGACATCCCTATTTCTACATCTACTGTCCAATTATTACCCTGAGCAAGTTTTAATGCTCTAGCCTTTGATCTCGCAGATGGTTTCTGGCGATCGCTTCAGCTAGTCCAGCCCATTGTATCCTTGCTGGCTGCTTGGCTTGGACAATGTTGACTCCAACTTCCCTTGTAGGGAAAGGGGAAAATTCAAAGCCTTTTTACTCTTAGGAAAGAGGTTTTTCAGTTCCCGTAAAAAGTCAGCTAGAGTATATTAGAACTTAGGCAAGATGTGACCTAAAACCTTATTCTTGCGTAGTGGTAATTCATGAATTACCGCTACCTTTTGTTATCTTTTGCGTTAGTCCTGTATCTTGCTGACTAAAGCACGAATATCATCATCAGATAATTGATCTGGACTATTTGTAATAATAAGAACTTTTGCAGCCAAAATCTCATGTCCCTCTTCATTTTGATAACGACTACCATGAGCAAAATCAATAACCAGAACACCATGTTCTTGAGATAAATTAAGCTGATGTGAACCAATAAAATATCTGGTAAGTTCATCACTGTCATTGGTTCCGCTAATTTCAAAAGTTATAGTGGATTTCTCTTCTTTTAAGGGGAGTGGAGACACTTTCTCAACTGTTATTTTTATTTGAGTTGATCCCCGTAAAGGAATCCATTGGGTCTGAGTTGTACCCTGATTCTGAAAACCCTTAATCTCGATGATTCTAATAGTTTGGTGATGTAGATTGTTAACCCAGTCACTAATTTTTTTAAGTATATCATCTCTCCCACTTCCCCAAGACAAAATAGCCATTTTGAAATCTCCTGGTTTATATTCAGTCTAACGTCTGTGAACTCCCTGACTTTCTGAAAAATTATACAACAATTTCCCAAAGACTAGCGATGCTGAGATAAACGATATCTGCTGTATCGATCGCCATCCTCAGATCATTTCCAAGGCTGGAGTCATTTTCAGTTAGCCAGATAAAGGCATGAGTATCTAAAAGTAAATCACTCATTCCATATATTCCTGAAAAACTTCGAGAGGTTCATCAAAGTCATCAGGCAAAGGTAAAACAAAAGTTCCTTTTAAGATACCAGAGCGACGCTTTTTTTGTAGTGAACTTTCCTGGGAAACAGCCTTTGAATAATTCTCAACTAAATATTTGGCATAATGCAAGAGTTCTTGTTTAAGTGACTCTGGCATTTGATCTAGTGTTTGTAAAATTTCTGCATCAATAGTCATGATTTATCCTGAGAAGCTCTGCTCCTCGTAATTGTCTTTGAATTTCTGGAAGGGATTTTATTTTTCAGTGGCTTCTATTTCAAACTGCACTTGTCGGTACAAATCGGCGATCGCTATTTCTACATCCACCGATTCCAGTCGCAATATTTCATCGAAATTATACTCCGACAGCACCCATTTACCCTGTTCGCTGCGCCGAAACACTTCCACACCCGGTTGCTCTACTTGTACTAAAACATATTCTTGCAAGG
It encodes the following:
- the vapB gene encoding type II toxin-antitoxin system VapB family antitoxin, whose protein sequence is MTIDAEILQTLDQMPESLKQELLHYAKYLVENYSKAVSQESSLQKKRRSGILKGTFVLPLPDDFDEPLEVFQEYME